The following are encoded together in the Phenylobacterium sp. NIBR 498073 genome:
- a CDS encoding DUF6491 family protein, translated as MIKAFVGVTGAFALAACTTPPASDAAVAASNSARSCFWANSANGFNAVDERTVYVRVGVRDVYKLDLFARCPDIDWNQAIGLVSRGGNSICSGLDATIITKGPFGPQRCEVRTVTKLTPEEAAALPPKSKP; from the coding sequence ATGATCAAGGCTTTCGTCGGCGTGACGGGCGCGTTCGCCCTGGCCGCCTGCACCACCCCGCCGGCGTCGGACGCCGCTGTCGCCGCCAGCAACTCGGCCCGCAGCTGCTTCTGGGCCAATAGCGCCAACGGCTTCAACGCCGTCGACGAGCGCACGGTCTATGTCCGGGTCGGGGTTCGCGACGTCTACAAGCTCGACCTGTTCGCCCGCTGCCCCGACATCGACTGGAACCAGGCCATCGGCCTGGTGTCACGCGGCGGCAATTCGATCTGCTCGGGCCTCGATGCGACGATCATCACCAAGGGCCCGTTCGGGCCCCAGCGCTGCGAAGTGCGCACGGTGACCAAGCTGACCCCCGAGGAAGCTGCGGCCCTGCCGCCGAAGTCCAAGCCCTGA
- a CDS encoding TonB-dependent receptor, with the protein MLKSRYFCGGSLLAVVLAISANSSAYAQASTVEEVVVTGSFIAGTPEDAALPVDVIGSKELEARGSPTMVQFIKTIPSSGAVIGENNRFGSGSGAATVNLRSLNSTVTGARTLVLFNGRRVPVSPQGLNSVDINLLPSAAIGRVEVLKDGAAATYGSDAIGGVVNFITRTDLDGFEFSGQYQFIDGSDGDYEASLAWGKKWERADALITLGYRARSEMPIFERDWAIRTGVDGFLENPLGGWAGTGNPGGYNYALTAPVGSPTSGFTSASFTGALPDIGCAANGGAPYSLTTLIGARAVVPDSGVCNFQYTSFDNLVEDEHHYQAYGKFNFDVTDNITANIEVLYAMHETPLQSWAVTGPNQFPAPQLASGASPGGGVSPIPATGTGEQSRFYIPNTNPGLLALISQINAASCAGPNLPYGVDAASCATGLAMARAGVASAAANGVAASQSIWRPIGFGGNPYTDDEHAHYTYKVDTARVSGGFKGQFENGIGFDVAMTYQKQDYNYNLEDLSVNRLQLALRGFGSRDGNADQCTAAETNNFTTNAGNAAMGCFYFNPFTNAFDESLARVGPNPFYVANSTIPGFNDAAANRGAVVAWMDEKQRNEISSELFVADLVVNGELPWDLGGGNVAWAAGAQYRYDRTIQDPDVYYDANATPCVDSPPYGDGSPYCPTTSNGPFLFNANLRPYDVNRKISSVFAETKIPFTENIELSLAGRYEYYESQGETFNPKASLRWQVVDWLALRGSVGTTYRAPAATITTDNFTRNLTNANGTYRANDLYGNPDLEPETAFTYNLGAAFSFSNFRATLDYWNFDFEDPLTSEATADLLNVMFPGGSATGNCGNPAYAAVQARFTFAGACSRANILSYRTQYINGGGVKTSGVDFQANLDVGEVLGGVFTAGFDGTYLLKFDEEPYMIEGFPSNAAGVQERAGTYRASLFTGYNKLRANGYLNWSSGIHNLRWQTRFISSTTQVETNSIALAAALKKPIKISEYWQHDLTYRVELPWETTATLTVQNIFDEDPPFAIGTQYNYDPGSGNPLGRVYAVALKKRF; encoded by the coding sequence ATGTTGAAGAGCAGATATTTCTGCGGCGGCTCGCTGCTGGCCGTCGTCCTGGCAATTTCAGCCAACAGTTCAGCCTATGCCCAGGCCTCCACCGTCGAAGAGGTGGTGGTGACAGGCTCGTTCATCGCCGGCACGCCGGAAGACGCCGCCCTGCCGGTGGACGTTATCGGCTCCAAGGAGCTCGAGGCCCGCGGGTCGCCGACCATGGTCCAGTTCATCAAGACCATCCCGTCGTCCGGGGCGGTGATCGGCGAGAACAACCGCTTCGGCTCGGGGTCCGGCGCGGCGACGGTCAACCTGCGCAGCCTGAATTCGACGGTCACGGGGGCGCGGACCCTGGTGCTGTTCAACGGCCGGCGGGTGCCGGTCTCGCCCCAGGGCCTGAACTCGGTCGACATCAACCTGCTGCCGTCGGCGGCGATCGGCCGGGTCGAGGTGCTGAAGGACGGCGCGGCCGCCACCTACGGCTCGGACGCCATCGGCGGGGTCGTGAACTTCATCACCCGCACCGATCTGGACGGCTTCGAGTTCAGCGGCCAGTACCAGTTCATCGACGGTTCGGACGGCGACTACGAGGCCTCGCTAGCCTGGGGCAAGAAGTGGGAACGGGCCGACGCGCTGATCACGCTCGGCTATCGCGCCCGCTCCGAAATGCCGATCTTCGAGCGCGACTGGGCGATCCGCACCGGCGTCGACGGCTTCCTGGAAAATCCGCTCGGCGGCTGGGCCGGCACCGGCAACCCAGGCGGCTATAACTATGCGCTCACCGCGCCGGTGGGCTCGCCGACGAGCGGCTTCACCTCCGCCAGCTTCACCGGCGCCTTGCCGGACATCGGCTGCGCGGCCAACGGCGGGGCGCCCTACAGCCTGACGACCCTGATCGGGGCGCGGGCGGTCGTGCCCGACTCCGGCGTCTGCAATTTCCAGTACACGAGCTTCGACAACCTGGTGGAGGACGAGCACCACTACCAGGCCTACGGCAAGTTCAACTTCGACGTGACGGACAACATCACCGCCAACATCGAAGTGCTGTACGCCATGCACGAGACCCCGCTGCAGAGCTGGGCCGTGACCGGGCCGAACCAGTTCCCGGCGCCGCAGCTGGCCTCGGGCGCCTCGCCCGGCGGCGGGGTGTCGCCGATCCCGGCCACGGGCACCGGCGAGCAGTCGCGGTTCTACATTCCCAACACCAACCCCGGCCTGCTGGCGTTGATCTCTCAGATCAACGCGGCGAGCTGCGCGGGGCCGAACCTGCCCTATGGGGTGGATGCGGCCAGCTGCGCGACGGGACTGGCGATGGCGCGGGCCGGCGTGGCCAGCGCGGCCGCCAACGGCGTGGCGGCGAGCCAGAGCATCTGGCGGCCGATCGGCTTCGGCGGCAACCCGTACACCGACGACGAGCACGCCCACTACACCTACAAGGTCGACACCGCGCGGGTGTCGGGCGGCTTCAAGGGCCAGTTCGAGAACGGCATCGGCTTCGACGTGGCGATGACCTACCAGAAGCAGGACTACAACTATAACCTCGAGGATCTGTCGGTTAACCGGCTGCAGCTGGCCCTGCGAGGGTTCGGCAGCCGTGACGGCAATGCCGACCAGTGCACGGCCGCGGAAACCAACAATTTCACGACCAACGCCGGCAACGCGGCCATGGGTTGCTTCTACTTCAACCCCTTCACCAACGCCTTCGACGAGAGTCTGGCGCGGGTGGGGCCCAACCCGTTCTACGTGGCCAACAGCACCATCCCCGGCTTCAACGACGCGGCCGCCAACCGCGGGGCGGTGGTCGCCTGGATGGACGAGAAGCAGCGCAACGAGATCTCGTCCGAGCTGTTCGTCGCCGACCTGGTGGTGAACGGCGAACTGCCCTGGGACCTCGGCGGCGGCAACGTCGCCTGGGCGGCCGGTGCGCAGTACCGCTATGACCGCACGATCCAGGATCCGGACGTGTACTACGACGCCAACGCGACGCCGTGCGTCGATTCCCCGCCATACGGCGACGGCTCGCCCTACTGTCCGACCACCTCGAATGGTCCGTTCCTGTTCAACGCCAACCTGCGTCCGTATGACGTGAACCGGAAGATCAGCTCGGTCTTCGCCGAGACCAAGATCCCGTTCACCGAGAACATCGAGCTGAGCCTGGCCGGCCGCTATGAGTACTACGAGAGCCAGGGCGAGACCTTCAATCCGAAGGCTTCGCTGCGTTGGCAGGTCGTGGACTGGCTGGCCCTGCGCGGCTCGGTGGGCACCACCTACCGGGCGCCGGCGGCGACGATCACCACGGACAACTTCACGCGCAACCTGACCAACGCCAACGGCACCTACCGGGCCAACGACCTGTACGGCAACCCGGACCTCGAGCCGGAGACCGCGTTCACCTACAACCTCGGCGCGGCGTTCAGCTTCTCGAACTTCCGGGCGACGCTCGACTACTGGAACTTCGACTTCGAGGATCCGCTGACCTCGGAAGCCACCGCCGACCTGCTGAACGTGATGTTCCCGGGCGGCTCGGCGACCGGCAATTGCGGCAACCCGGCCTATGCCGCGGTCCAGGCGCGGTTCACCTTCGCCGGGGCGTGCAGCCGCGCCAACATCCTGTCGTACCGGACCCAGTACATCAACGGCGGCGGGGTGAAGACCTCGGGCGTCGACTTCCAGGCCAACCTGGATGTGGGCGAAGTGCTGGGCGGCGTGTTCACGGCGGGCTTCGACGGGACCTACCTGCTGAAGTTCGACGAGGAGCCCTACATGATCGAGGGCTTCCCCTCGAACGCGGCGGGCGTGCAGGAGCGGGCCGGCACCTACCGGGCCTCGCTGTTCACCGGCTACAACAAGCTGCGGGCGAACGGCTATCTGAACTGGTCCAGCGGCATCCATAACCTGCGCTGGCAGACGCGGTTCATCTCCTCGACCACCCAGGTGGAGACCAACTCCATCGCCCTGGCCGCGGCGCTGAAGAAGCCGATCAAGATCTCGGAGTACTGGCAGCACGATCTGACCTATCGGGTCGAACTGCCGTGGGAGACGACGGCGACGCTGACGGTCCAAAACATCTTCGACGAGGATCCGCCGTTCGCGATCGGCACCCAGTACAACTACGACCCGGGCAGCGGGAACCCGCTGGGCCGCGTCTACGCAGTGGCGCTGAAGAAGCGCTTCTGA